The Candidatus Methylacidiphilales bacterium genome contains the following window.
TTGCAAAAGGAGCACGGTGCCGCCTTTATTATTGCCAACAACTATGGCAATGCGAGCCTCATTGCCTTTTATCACCCGGAACACACACAAACCTACCTGCCGCGACATGAGGGAATCCAAAATCAATTTTCGTTCTGGCCCGATTACAGCGACGGGTTCATGGGCGAATCGGCCATATTTGCCACTGACAGCGACGAGCCTCCTTCCCCGCAACTTTTCAGGGAATTCGCTTCCATTGATTTTCTCAAGGAAACCTGGACTTCGCACCGGGGAAGGCTTGTGAAAAAATTCAGATTCTATCTCTGCCACAACTTTGGCGGCATTCATGAACAATCTGAAACCCAACCCTAAACACTGCCAACTCCGGATTCATCCTTGAAAATTTCGATCGTCATCCCGTTCTACAACGAAGAAGAAAACGTTGAAACCCTGCTGCAAGAAATCCTGGAATGCCAGCCACAGGCCGAAATCATCGCCGTGGATGATGGCAGCACCGACGGCACTGCGAAAAAAATCAAGCGCTTCCGCAAAGTACGCCTCCTGTCCATGGGCCGCAACCTCGGCCAAAGCGCGGCGCTCTACTACGGGCTCCATGCCGCCACCCGTCCGATTTGCGTCATGCTGGACGGGGACGGGCAGAACGACCCGCACGATATTAAAAAATTACTGCAGCACATCGGTTCGCACGACCTGGTTTGCGGCGTCCGCGCCCATCGCCAGGATTCCACTTTTAGAAAAATCGCCTCGCGCCTTGCCAATGCCATCCGGCGCTGCATGCTCGCCGACGGGGCAAGCGACACCGGCTGCACCCTCAAGGCCATGAAACGCGAACATGTGAAACATCTCATCCCGTTCAACGGCCTGCACCGTTATTTGCCCGCCCTGCTGAAATCCGCAGGCTTGAAAATTACCGAAGTGCCCGTCCATCACCGGCCCCGCCAATACGGCGTTTCAAAGTATACCGTGGCCGGACGGGCTTTGCGCGGGATATACGATCTTATCGGCGTCCGCTGGTATCTCAGCCGCCACATCCTCTGGAAAAAGGACCCCTATCATTATGAGCAATGACCCGCTGTTTGAAATAATGGGCTGGACCGTGCGGCCATGGAAGCTCGTCGGCTATGCCGGTACTTTTCTTTTTGCCGGACGCTGGTTTGTGCAGTTGGCCGCCTCCCATTGGGCCAAAAAGCCGGTCATGCCCTCGCTCTTCTGGTACATGAGCATCAGCGGCAGTGCGCTGCTACTGGCTTATTTTATTTTCGGAAACAACGATTCCGTCGGCATTCTCTCCAACCTCTTCCCCGCGTTCATCGCCGGCTACAATTTATACCTCCACTACTCCCACAAAAACGGCTTGAACAAGCAACTGGATCCCGAAGTGCCGCAACAAGCAAAACGGAGTTCCCGGTGGGCCGCCGCCAAAGCCATATCCGTCAAGAAACGCCGGAAGTAATCGTCAATGGCCAATTCTCAATCAATAATCGCCAATCGGTTATTGGCAATTCTCGATAGACGATTCTTCCTCACCCCTGAGGCACTTCTTCCCCGGCCGGTTTTTCCGGAACATACGGCTTGGCCTTTAACATCTGCCGCACTTCAAATATCCGTTCCACACGGTTGAAAGCCCCGAACAGCGGATGCCCGTTCTTGTCGAACAATTCCACCACCAGGCGATGCTTGCCCACCGGTATATTGCTCCAATACACCGGTCCCGGTTCCGACAGCGATCCATCATACCCCGGCAATGAATAATGCACCTGCAACGCCGAATCCCCGCCCGCCCCCGCGTTTTGAATCAGGTAATCAAAACAGACCCGGTTTTCGGCGTCCGTGTCGAGGGTTTCGCCCGATGGCAGATTGACCGTCAAAAAGGGCGCCGTAGGGTCCACATAA
Protein-coding sequences here:
- a CDS encoding glycosyltransferase family 2 protein, whose amino-acid sequence is MKISIVIPFYNEEENVETLLQEILECQPQAEIIAVDDGSTDGTAKKIKRFRKVRLLSMGRNLGQSAALYYGLHAATRPICVMLDGDGQNDPHDIKKLLQHIGSHDLVCGVRAHRQDSTFRKIASRLANAIRRCMLADGASDTGCTLKAMKREHVKHLIPFNGLHRYLPALLKSAGLKITEVPVHHRPRQYGVSKYTVAGRALRGIYDLIGVRWYLSRHILWKKDPYHYEQ
- a CDS encoding lipid-A-disaccharide synthase N-terminal domain-containing protein — its product is MSNDPLFEIMGWTVRPWKLVGYAGTFLFAGRWFVQLAASHWAKKPVMPSLFWYMSISGSALLLAYFIFGNNDSVGILSNLFPAFIAGYNLYLHYSHKNGLNKQLDPEVPQQAKRSSRWAAAKAISVKKRRK